One Mycolicibacterium goodii genomic region harbors:
- a CDS encoding cation transporter — MMAATGELTPTRRAVLARRIRMFVAATITYNVIEAVVALTEGARVSSTALIGFGLDSVIEVSSAAAVAWQFAGRDPEAREKVALRIIAFSFFGLATYVAVDAIRSLLGIGESQHSTIGIALAALSLVIMPVLSYAQRRAGRELGSLSAVADSKQTLLCTYLSAVLLVGLLLNSIFGWSWADPIAGLVIAAVAVREGLEAWKGDTCCSAG; from the coding sequence ATGATGGCCGCCACCGGCGAGTTGACGCCGACTCGACGCGCGGTGCTGGCACGACGTATCCGGATGTTCGTCGCCGCCACCATCACCTACAACGTCATCGAGGCCGTCGTGGCGCTGACGGAAGGCGCACGGGTGAGTTCGACCGCACTCATCGGGTTCGGCCTCGACTCCGTCATCGAGGTGTCGTCGGCGGCGGCAGTGGCGTGGCAGTTCGCCGGCCGCGACCCCGAAGCGCGGGAAAAGGTGGCCCTGCGGATCATCGCGTTCTCGTTCTTCGGCCTGGCCACCTACGTCGCGGTCGACGCCATCCGATCGCTGCTCGGCATCGGGGAGTCACAACATTCGACCATCGGCATCGCGCTGGCCGCGCTCAGCTTGGTGATCATGCCGGTGCTGTCGTACGCGCAGCGACGGGCCGGCCGCGAACTCGGATCGCTGTCGGCCGTGGCGGATTCGAAGCAGACGCTGCTGTGCACCTATCTGTCGGCGGTGCTGCTCGTCGGCCTGCTGCTCAACAGCATCTTCGGATGGTCATGGGCGGACCCGATCGCGGGCCTGGTGATCGCCGCGGTGGCGGTCC
- a CDS encoding ArsR/SmtB family transcription factor — MQTALHTDALARFGHALSDVTRTRILLSLNESPNYPADLAEQLGVSRQTLSNHLACLRGCGLVVAVPEGRRTRYELADARIGRALDDLMGLVLDVDPECRCVGPDGAVCGCG; from the coding sequence ATGCAGACCGCCTTGCACACCGACGCGCTCGCACGATTCGGCCACGCGCTGTCGGACGTCACCCGCACCCGCATCCTGCTGAGCCTCAACGAGTCCCCGAACTATCCCGCCGACCTGGCCGAACAGCTCGGCGTCTCGCGGCAGACACTCTCCAATCACCTGGCTTGCCTGCGTGGATGTGGCCTGGTGGTCGCCGTTCCCGAAGGCAGGCGGACTCGCTATGAGCTGGCCGACGCGCGCATCGGTCGGGCTCTCGACGACCTCATGGGCCTCGTCTTGGACGTGGATCCGGAGTGCCGATGCGTCGGCCCCGATGGCGCCGTGTGCGGATGCGGATGA
- a CDS encoding YkvA family protein, giving the protein MWPEWWSIAIGVVLGLALLWLALVVVLWATKPDDVSLRDAMRLLPDLLRLLRRLAADPTLPRGVRVRLALLLGYLVLPFDLIPDFVPVLGYADDAIVVALALRSVTRRAGPAALSEHWPGTPEGLLAVRRLCRLPDGE; this is encoded by the coding sequence ATGTGGCCTGAGTGGTGGTCGATCGCCATCGGCGTGGTCCTGGGCCTCGCCCTCCTGTGGCTCGCATTGGTGGTCGTCTTGTGGGCGACCAAACCGGACGACGTCAGCCTGCGGGATGCGATGCGCCTGCTTCCCGATCTGTTGCGACTGCTCAGGCGGCTCGCTGCGGACCCGACGTTGCCAAGGGGTGTCCGCGTCCGTCTGGCACTGTTGCTCGGTTACCTCGTGTTGCCCTTCGATCTCATCCCGGATTTCGTCCCTGTGCTCGGCTACGCCGACGACGCGATCGTCGTCGCCCTCGCCCTGCGCTCGGTGACCCGAAGAGCCGGCCCGGCGGCGCTGTCCGAGCACTGGCCCGGAACGCCCGAGGGTCTCCTCGCGGTGCGCCGCCTGTGCCGATTGCCGGACGGCGAATAG
- a CDS encoding WXG100 family type VII secretion target: MSPTATPAEGGEGLSRSRIESWDTTHLENATARWRATATELEGHFEQLRQHVLAPGGTEWEGDAKDAALERATQNLNTVRAAGDIARSAADLAENSSADISAAKRDALQSISDAEADGFEVNEDLSVRDTSRVDVSTMAARYTAAREHAENIQWNANQLLATDTLIGRRLTAKAAELNGVRFDDEPEGTIRAASFGDGFKQSPFDDLLTKEQALAAWEKLQTDIASYNSRCAVNIVGPLPPPQYAACQQELAFLQGQEAALRARLADFGIHPGEAPSSTSSGGDLTATATQIGAEIATFPPGTRADALAERMTGLHLNQADAARATDIAAARIWGETGGTSKMPDGSIIVLPANIRQTDVMKVFPDGSVTVLRGVDVTQYLPR; the protein is encoded by the coding sequence ATGAGCCCGACAGCAACACCAGCTGAGGGCGGCGAAGGCCTGTCACGGTCTCGGATCGAATCCTGGGATACGACCCACCTCGAGAACGCGACCGCCCGGTGGCGGGCCACAGCGACCGAGCTGGAAGGGCACTTCGAGCAGTTGCGTCAGCATGTTCTGGCCCCAGGTGGCACCGAATGGGAAGGGGACGCGAAAGACGCCGCGCTTGAGCGCGCCACCCAAAACCTCAATACGGTGCGCGCAGCCGGTGACATCGCGCGCTCGGCTGCCGACCTCGCCGAGAACAGCTCCGCTGATATCAGCGCTGCCAAACGTGATGCGCTGCAGTCGATCAGCGACGCCGAAGCCGATGGGTTCGAAGTCAACGAGGACCTGTCCGTGCGCGACACCAGCCGCGTCGATGTGTCCACAATGGCCGCGCGCTACACCGCCGCCCGCGAGCACGCTGAGAACATCCAGTGGAACGCCAACCAGCTCTTGGCGACCGACACGCTGATCGGTCGGCGGCTCACCGCGAAAGCCGCTGAGCTGAACGGAGTTAGGTTCGACGACGAACCAGAAGGCACGATCCGGGCTGCCAGTTTCGGCGATGGTTTCAAGCAGTCACCGTTTGACGATCTGCTCACCAAAGAGCAGGCACTTGCGGCGTGGGAGAAGCTTCAAACAGACATCGCTTCCTACAACTCTCGATGCGCCGTAAATATCGTCGGGCCACTCCCGCCGCCGCAATACGCCGCCTGCCAACAAGAACTAGCATTCCTGCAGGGCCAGGAGGCCGCACTCAGAGCCAGGCTCGCCGACTTCGGCATCCACCCAGGTGAGGCGCCGTCCAGCACTAGCTCAGGCGGGGACCTGACCGCGACTGCCACACAAATCGGCGCGGAAATCGCAACTTTCCCACCAGGAACCCGGGCAGACGCGTTAGCGGAGCGAATGACAGGATTGCATCTCAATCAGGCCGATGCTGCTCGGGCGACAGACATCGCCGCCGCACGAATCTGGGGCGAGACAGGTGGAACATCGAAGATGCCAGACGGTTCAATCATCGTCCTGCCTGCCAACATCCGCCAAACCGACGTGATGAAGGTGTTCCCAGATGGTTCTGTCACGGTGCTACGTGGCGTGGACGTGACTCAGTACTTGCCGAGATGA
- a CDS encoding TetR/AcrR family transcriptional regulator, with amino-acid sequence MGRHREFDVDKALDAALCVFWRKGYEGASYSDLTQATGVERPALYSAFGNKEALFLRALDRYYERYMDFIPVALEQPTSREVAEHLLRSAADLNTRYPDHTGCLGVQGCLVGTDDSEPIRRALVDARAAGEASLRARFEDAQATGDLPKSANPAALAAFLMTVLHGMAVQAKAGFSRETLDAIIDQALSSWPTPDRGSAGKATRKR; translated from the coding sequence GTGGGACGTCATCGCGAGTTCGATGTGGACAAGGCGCTGGACGCTGCGCTGTGTGTGTTCTGGCGCAAAGGGTACGAAGGCGCGTCGTACAGCGATCTGACGCAGGCCACCGGTGTCGAGCGGCCGGCGCTGTACTCGGCGTTCGGCAACAAAGAGGCACTGTTCCTGCGTGCGCTCGATCGCTACTACGAGCGCTACATGGACTTCATCCCCGTCGCGCTCGAACAGCCGACGTCACGCGAGGTCGCCGAACACCTGCTGCGGTCCGCCGCCGACCTCAACACCCGCTACCCGGACCACACGGGCTGCCTCGGTGTCCAGGGCTGCCTCGTCGGCACCGACGACTCCGAGCCGATCCGGCGCGCGCTGGTCGACGCCCGAGCGGCCGGCGAGGCCTCCCTGCGGGCACGCTTCGAGGACGCTCAGGCGACTGGCGACCTGCCGAAATCCGCCAACCCGGCAGCGCTGGCGGCGTTCCTCATGACCGTGCTGCACGGGATGGCCGTCCAGGCCAAGGCCGGGTTCAGCAGGGAAACCCTCGACGCGATCATCGACCAGGCGTTGTCGAGCTGGCCCACACCGGACCGCGGGTCTGCGGGGAAGGCCACGCGCAAGCGCTGA
- a CDS encoding SDR family NAD(P)-dependent oxidoreductase, which translates to MSKTLLGKVALVTGGSRGLGAATAEALADRGADVAISYVASDAKAQAVVERLKAKGVRGLAVKSDQADVTAAKPLVDAVIDHFGRLDILVNNAAIAVQGKTVDDPTLDAEEFDRQWHVNVLGTVAVTRAAAQKLSDGGRIVFIGTGFGTRVAFPGVADYAGTKAAILGYARGVGRDLGPRNITVNVVQPGIMPTDMASEAAANLPDAVMDLHAIRRIATVEEVAASVCFLAGPDAGYITGTVLEVSGGYQI; encoded by the coding sequence ATGTCGAAAACGTTGTTGGGCAAGGTCGCCCTGGTCACCGGAGGATCTCGAGGCCTGGGCGCCGCCACCGCCGAAGCACTCGCCGACCGCGGGGCCGACGTGGCCATCAGTTACGTCGCCTCCGATGCCAAAGCGCAGGCCGTCGTCGAGCGACTGAAGGCCAAAGGCGTCCGCGGGTTGGCGGTCAAGAGCGATCAGGCCGACGTGACCGCCGCCAAGCCCCTCGTCGACGCCGTGATCGACCACTTCGGCAGGCTCGACATCCTGGTGAACAACGCCGCAATCGCCGTGCAGGGCAAGACTGTTGACGATCCGACGCTCGACGCCGAGGAGTTCGACCGGCAGTGGCACGTCAACGTCCTCGGTACCGTGGCGGTCACGCGTGCCGCCGCGCAGAAACTGTCCGACGGCGGTCGCATCGTCTTCATCGGAACCGGCTTCGGCACCCGCGTCGCGTTTCCCGGCGTGGCGGACTACGCCGGTACGAAAGCCGCAATCCTCGGCTACGCCAGAGGCGTTGGGCGTGACCTGGGTCCGCGCAACATCACCGTCAACGTCGTCCAGCCGGGCATCATGCCGACCGACATGGCCAGCGAGGCCGCCGCCAATCTGCCCGACGCGGTCATGGACCTGCACGCGATCCGGCGCATCGCGACCGTCGAGGAGGTGGCGGCGTCGGTCTGCTTCCTCGCCGGGCCCGACGCCGGCTACATCACCGGCACCGTGCTGGAGGTCAGCGGCGGCTACCAGATCTGA
- a CDS encoding MarR family winged helix-turn-helix transcriptional regulator, with product MEGVEWLSAAEYEMWRGYLDSTRLLLRALDRQLEVDAGISFADFEVLALLSEAPERRLRMSEIADAAMTTRSGVTRAVNRLADAGWLRRVECDEDKRGWYAELTEAGFAKVRSSAPVHVAAVRRNVFDLLSPRDIRLFTHAYSEIRAHLLNEADDQP from the coding sequence ATGGAAGGGGTGGAATGGCTCAGCGCCGCCGAGTACGAGATGTGGCGTGGATATCTCGACAGCACTCGGCTGCTGTTGCGGGCACTGGACCGTCAGCTGGAGGTCGACGCCGGAATCTCTTTCGCAGATTTCGAAGTGCTGGCGCTGTTGTCCGAGGCGCCCGAGCGTCGACTGCGGATGAGTGAGATCGCCGACGCCGCGATGACGACCCGCAGCGGCGTGACGCGGGCGGTGAACCGGCTGGCGGACGCCGGGTGGTTGCGCCGCGTCGAATGCGATGAAGACAAGAGAGGCTGGTACGCCGAGCTCACGGAAGCCGGGTTCGCGAAAGTCCGGTCGTCCGCGCCGGTGCATGTGGCGGCCGTGCGACGCAACGTGTTCGACCTGCTCAGCCCGCGCGACATCAGGCTGTTCACGCACGCCTACTCCGAGATCCGTGCCCACCTACTGAACGAGGCCGACGACCAACCCTGA
- a CDS encoding glutamate synthase-related protein, translating into MTLESTARDVQLASLADLPDNTPFAANVAGVDLVLIRRGGDVKALYGRCAHRGVLLADGHIDGDTVVCDVHGWRYNVETGISPVNPAVALATFPVQIREGAVYVDVSAISEFANANPQPHGDDGYQGRWATPANTAEEPFNTDIHELATHGLSRVGKHGPSAAMGVSRTELPSWDSIQLVTAQLARLPLLDEEPVSTRTVIGPGAKRPLVLDIPLFVSDMSFGALSEEAKTALAAGAELAGTGICSGEGGMLPEEQQENSRYFYELASGRFGWSFEHLYKVQAFHFKGGQGAKTGTGGHLPGSKVVGKIADVRGLPPGTSAISPARFPDWTSLAEYRDFAAQVRDISGGIPVGYKLSAQHIERDLDAALEIGVDYVILDGRGGGTGSAPTIFRDNISVPTIPALARARRHLDRSKSRITLAVTGGIRTPADMVKALALGADAIGVANSAIQAIGCVGMRACHTNACPAGIATQDPHLRARLPVRQAAERLNRYLRSAVDLMVVLARACGHHRLADFTLDDLTTFDRDFAYLSGVPYGGVTPL; encoded by the coding sequence ATGACTTTGGAGTCGACAGCCCGCGACGTGCAGTTGGCGTCCCTGGCCGACCTGCCCGACAACACCCCGTTCGCCGCAAATGTCGCGGGCGTCGACCTCGTGCTCATCCGGCGCGGTGGGGACGTCAAAGCGCTGTACGGCCGCTGCGCACATCGCGGCGTCCTTCTCGCAGACGGGCACATCGACGGTGACACCGTCGTGTGTGACGTGCACGGCTGGCGGTACAACGTCGAGACCGGCATCTCACCGGTCAACCCCGCGGTCGCGTTGGCGACGTTTCCGGTCCAAATCCGCGAAGGGGCCGTGTACGTCGACGTATCCGCGATCTCCGAGTTCGCGAATGCCAATCCGCAACCGCATGGCGACGACGGTTACCAGGGCAGGTGGGCAACGCCGGCCAACACCGCGGAAGAGCCGTTCAACACCGACATCCATGAACTCGCCACACACGGACTGAGCAGGGTGGGCAAGCACGGGCCCTCGGCGGCAATGGGGGTATCACGCACCGAACTTCCCTCGTGGGATTCGATCCAGCTGGTGACCGCACAGTTGGCGCGGCTACCGCTGCTCGACGAGGAGCCCGTCAGCACCCGGACCGTCATCGGCCCCGGAGCCAAACGCCCACTGGTCCTCGACATTCCGCTGTTCGTCAGCGACATGAGTTTCGGTGCGCTGTCCGAGGAGGCCAAGACGGCGCTCGCCGCGGGGGCCGAACTCGCCGGCACCGGAATATGCTCCGGCGAGGGCGGCATGCTCCCCGAAGAGCAACAAGAGAATTCGCGGTACTTCTACGAACTCGCATCCGGCCGGTTCGGGTGGAGCTTCGAACACCTTTACAAAGTTCAGGCATTCCACTTCAAGGGCGGACAGGGCGCCAAAACCGGTACCGGCGGGCATCTTCCGGGCAGCAAAGTGGTGGGAAAGATCGCTGACGTGCGCGGCTTACCACCCGGTACATCGGCGATCTCCCCGGCCCGGTTTCCGGACTGGACGTCTCTGGCCGAGTACCGCGACTTCGCCGCGCAGGTCCGCGACATCTCAGGCGGAATTCCGGTGGGCTACAAGCTCAGTGCCCAACACATCGAGCGCGATCTGGACGCCGCTCTCGAGATCGGCGTCGACTACGTCATCCTCGACGGCCGCGGCGGCGGCACGGGCTCAGCGCCGACGATCTTCCGCGACAACATCTCCGTACCCACCATTCCGGCGCTGGCCCGGGCCCGGCGACACCTCGACCGCAGCAAGAGTCGGATCACCCTGGCGGTCACAGGCGGCATCCGCACCCCCGCGGACATGGTCAAGGCGCTGGCGTTGGGGGCTGACGCGATCGGCGTGGCGAACAGCGCGATTCAAGCCATCGGCTGCGTCGGCATGCGCGCCTGCCACACCAACGCCTGCCCCGCAGGCATCGCCACCCAGGACCCGCACCTGCGCGCCCGCCTGCCGGTGCGGCAGGCCGCCGAACGCCTGAACCGGTACCTGCGCTCGGCGGTGGACCTGATGGTGGTGCTCGCGCGCGCTTGCGGACACCACCGTCTTGCCGATTTCACGCTCGATGATCTGACGACGTTCGACCGCGACTTCGCATACCTCAGCGGGGTCCCGTACGGAGGAGTGACACCGCTGTGA
- a CDS encoding thiamine pyrophosphate-dependent enzyme, whose translation MTVEEAAQELEWHKVADHDELDEGQVSACPAGRKTVALTKLNGRYGAIDNRCPHQGGPLGQGTLENDKIRCPWHGFDFDPFTGEAAGGPDFNVTTYPVDVRDDGIYVGAPPPAPAARTVSDVLVETMTNWGVDTVFGMVGHSNLGLAEAMHRAENAGKLRYFGIRHEGAAAFAASAYGKLTGRPAACFGIAGPGSTNLLTGLYDAKADRAPVLALSGNVESAVAGKGAFQDIDLLAAFADVAVYSEMVRDGSEHAELMTMALKHAILERGVAHLVVPDEVQVIQSDRRSSGPEGRMPDLRVAPPSTPLERALDRIAAATRPAVIVGAGAKFDMAAIVALAERLHAPVLTTFKAKGQIADDHPLACGALGRSGTPVASWMMNKADLLVVFGASFSNHTGISPYKPVIQVDTDPLVLGRFNPVAVPVLGDVGVTASALTQRLRTHPDLVDQRAEIAERWSVWRTEKARRATKQPGGRIAAATVFDELGRLVPAGAVLTVDVGNHAYSFGRYFETKDEQTVLMSGYLGSIGFGFPAAMGAWAAAPDRPIVAVTGDGGFGQYLADFTTAVKYGMNITHILLNNGELGKITQEQRSSEYEVWQTSLLNPDFAAYARDCGAYGNQVISHTELGTVIAEALAHPGPALVEIITDAWSN comes from the coding sequence GTGACTGTTGAGGAAGCCGCCCAGGAACTCGAGTGGCACAAGGTCGCCGACCACGATGAACTCGATGAAGGTCAGGTGTCCGCGTGCCCCGCTGGACGAAAGACGGTGGCGCTGACGAAGCTCAACGGCCGGTACGGCGCCATCGACAACCGCTGTCCGCATCAAGGCGGACCGCTCGGACAAGGGACGCTCGAGAACGACAAAATCCGTTGCCCGTGGCACGGTTTCGACTTCGACCCGTTCACAGGCGAGGCCGCGGGTGGTCCGGACTTCAACGTCACGACGTATCCGGTCGACGTCCGGGACGACGGGATCTATGTCGGGGCGCCGCCGCCAGCACCTGCCGCGCGCACCGTCAGCGACGTCTTGGTCGAGACGATGACCAACTGGGGTGTCGACACGGTTTTCGGAATGGTCGGTCACTCCAACCTGGGGCTCGCCGAAGCCATGCACCGCGCCGAGAACGCGGGGAAGCTGCGGTATTTCGGCATCCGACATGAAGGCGCGGCCGCGTTCGCGGCGTCGGCCTACGGCAAGCTCACCGGCCGGCCGGCGGCCTGCTTCGGCATTGCCGGGCCCGGTTCGACGAACCTGCTCACCGGGCTGTACGACGCCAAAGCCGACCGGGCACCCGTGTTGGCCCTGTCCGGAAACGTCGAATCCGCGGTCGCGGGCAAAGGCGCCTTCCAGGACATCGACCTCCTGGCGGCCTTCGCCGACGTCGCGGTCTACTCGGAGATGGTGCGCGACGGCTCCGAACATGCCGAGCTGATGACCATGGCGCTCAAGCACGCCATCCTCGAACGCGGCGTCGCCCACCTGGTGGTGCCCGACGAAGTGCAGGTCATCCAGTCCGACCGACGGTCGTCCGGGCCCGAGGGCCGGATGCCCGACCTGCGGGTGGCGCCCCCGTCGACACCACTGGAGCGGGCACTCGACCGCATCGCAGCGGCAACTCGCCCGGCGGTCATCGTCGGTGCCGGTGCGAAATTCGACATGGCGGCCATCGTCGCGCTGGCCGAGCGCCTCCACGCCCCGGTGCTCACCACCTTCAAGGCCAAAGGCCAGATCGCGGATGATCATCCGCTGGCGTGCGGTGCGCTGGGCCGATCCGGGACCCCGGTTGCGTCGTGGATGATGAACAAGGCCGATCTGCTGGTGGTGTTCGGGGCGTCGTTCTCCAATCACACGGGCATATCGCCGTACAAGCCGGTCATCCAGGTCGATACCGACCCGCTGGTGCTTGGCCGGTTCAACCCCGTGGCTGTGCCGGTGCTCGGTGACGTGGGCGTGACCGCGTCGGCCCTGACACAGCGTCTGCGCACGCATCCGGATCTGGTCGACCAACGCGCCGAGATCGCTGAGCGGTGGTCGGTGTGGCGGACCGAGAAGGCCCGGCGGGCCACCAAGCAGCCCGGTGGGCGGATCGCTGCCGCGACAGTCTTCGACGAACTCGGCCGCCTCGTGCCGGCCGGCGCCGTGCTCACGGTTGACGTGGGCAACCACGCCTACTCGTTCGGGCGGTACTTCGAGACCAAAGACGAACAGACCGTGCTGATGTCGGGCTACCTCGGCTCCATCGGTTTCGGTTTCCCCGCCGCGATGGGGGCGTGGGCTGCCGCGCCCGATCGACCGATCGTTGCCGTGACCGGCGACGGTGGGTTCGGCCAATACCTCGCCGATTTCACGACCGCGGTCAAGTACGGCATGAACATCACCCACATCCTGTTGAACAACGGCGAGCTCGGCAAGATCACCCAGGAGCAACGCAGTTCTGAATACGAGGTGTGGCAGACCTCGCTGCTCAATCCGGACTTCGCCGCGTATGCGCGGGATTGCGGCGCGTACGGGAACCAGGTCATCAGCCACACCGAACTGGGTACCGTCATCGCCGAGGCGCTCGCCCACCCTGGTCCGGCGTTGGTCGAGATAATCACCGACGCTTGGTCGAACTAG
- a CDS encoding LLM class F420-dependent oxidoreductase: protein MPKEFRFGVSVRNAESQAQVAATARRAEDLGYNVIVVPDHLGAPAPFPTLTAIAAATDTIRVGTFVLNACFYKPALLARDVTALRDLSDGRFEVGLGAGYVREEFEAAELPFPSARERIDHLRHTTEYLREHVSDVPIMVAGNGDRLLTVAAQTADIVGLTGGDGVPDGDHDPLAERISFLRKAADGRDLELNITFTAIPAAGSEMPDLRLTRRFLGHLTDEQLLRHPGVLAGSASDMADRLRQLRDTYGVSYFIVQIPHIETFAKVIAELR from the coding sequence ATGCCCAAGGAATTCCGCTTCGGAGTCAGTGTGCGCAACGCCGAGTCGCAGGCACAGGTGGCCGCCACCGCCCGCCGCGCCGAAGATCTCGGCTACAACGTGATCGTCGTTCCCGACCACCTCGGGGCTCCCGCACCGTTCCCGACGCTGACGGCGATCGCGGCCGCGACCGACACCATCCGCGTCGGCACGTTCGTCCTCAACGCCTGCTTCTACAAACCGGCGCTGCTGGCGCGCGATGTGACCGCGCTGCGTGACCTGTCCGATGGGCGGTTCGAGGTGGGCCTCGGAGCGGGGTACGTTCGCGAGGAGTTCGAGGCGGCCGAGTTACCGTTCCCCAGCGCGCGTGAACGCATCGACCATCTGCGTCACACCACCGAGTACCTGCGCGAGCATGTCTCCGACGTCCCGATCATGGTCGCCGGGAACGGCGACCGGCTGCTCACGGTGGCCGCGCAGACGGCCGACATCGTCGGCCTCACCGGCGGCGACGGAGTGCCCGACGGCGACCACGACCCGCTCGCCGAACGAATCTCTTTCTTGCGCAAGGCTGCCGACGGTCGCGATCTGGAACTCAACATCACGTTCACCGCGATACCCGCGGCCGGCTCCGAGATGCCCGACCTCAGGTTGACGCGACGCTTTCTCGGCCACCTCACCGACGAACAATTGCTGCGCCATCCGGGGGTGCTGGCCGGTTCCGCATCGGACATGGCCGACCGGCTGCGGCAGCTACGGGACACCTACGGCGTGAGCTACTTCATCGTGCAGATCCCACATATCGAGACGTTCGCGAAGGTGATCGCCGAACTTCGGTAG
- a CDS encoding glutamate--cysteine ligase 2: MSNNPTFGVEEEFLLVDPGSGEPVARNKAVAESAAAKGVDLQLELTSCQVETATDVMTDSGGLREALVRLRRVATDAAEANGARLLAVGLPPTVPHKFPITPTPRYRRIGHRFGMIAHEQGICGCHVHVEVPDRDAAIRVSNRIRPWLHLLLALTANSAIYRGSDSGYATFRSVLWARWPSAGPPPYFDSTAQYDATVTMLQDAGAALDDGMIYWDVRPSNKFPTVEVRVSDVPATVAETVLLATLVRAAVMTALDAEKNGEPVVPLTDYVLKAAYWKSARDGLDGNTIDLAESHAVAPTAQLLRNLVEQLRPALEQLGEYGMVRTELARIINDGNGAMRQRRAFERRREAADVIDELAAATIAE, encoded by the coding sequence ATGAGCAACAATCCCACCTTCGGTGTCGAAGAAGAATTCCTCCTGGTCGATCCCGGCTCCGGCGAACCGGTCGCGCGCAACAAGGCCGTCGCCGAGTCGGCCGCCGCCAAGGGTGTCGACCTGCAGCTTGAACTCACCAGCTGTCAGGTCGAGACCGCGACCGACGTGATGACCGACAGCGGCGGTCTACGCGAGGCGCTGGTGCGGCTGCGCCGCGTCGCCACCGACGCCGCAGAGGCCAACGGGGCACGTCTGTTGGCGGTCGGCCTGCCACCGACGGTGCCGCACAAGTTCCCGATCACCCCGACACCGAGGTATCGGCGGATCGGTCACCGATTCGGCATGATCGCTCACGAGCAGGGCATCTGCGGGTGTCACGTGCATGTCGAGGTGCCCGACCGCGACGCCGCGATACGGGTGAGCAACCGCATCCGGCCCTGGTTGCACCTGCTGCTGGCGCTGACCGCCAACTCGGCGATCTACCGCGGATCCGACAGTGGTTACGCGACGTTCCGCAGTGTGTTGTGGGCGCGCTGGCCCAGTGCGGGGCCACCCCCGTATTTCGATTCGACTGCTCAGTACGACGCCACGGTGACCATGCTGCAGGACGCCGGTGCCGCGCTCGACGACGGCATGATTTATTGGGATGTGCGTCCGTCCAACAAGTTCCCGACGGTCGAGGTGCGTGTGTCCGACGTACCCGCGACCGTGGCGGAGACCGTGCTGCTCGCGACGTTGGTCCGCGCCGCGGTGATGACGGCGCTGGACGCCGAGAAGAACGGTGAACCGGTTGTGCCGCTGACGGATTACGTCTTGAAGGCGGCCTACTGGAAGTCCGCGCGCGACGGACTGGACGGCAACACCATCGACCTCGCGGAATCCCACGCGGTCGCGCCGACAGCGCAACTGTTGCGCAATCTCGTCGAGCAGCTCCGTCCCGCGCTGGAACAACTCGGCGAATACGGCATGGTGCGTACGGAATTGGCACGCATCATCAACGATGGCAATGGGGCGATGCGTCAGCGTCGCGCGTTCGAGCGCCGCCGCGAGGCCGCCGACGTCATCGACGAACTGGCGGCTGCCACTATCGCCGAGTAG